The Thermococcus sp. DNA window CAGTTGTGTACATATTGGTGTGTGGAGGTATGCATAATGAGAAAACCTGTGGCTTTAATCCTGATAGTGCTCCTGTCTTTGTCAATGCTTCATATCCATCGAGTAAGTGCTTCGGAAATTAAATACGCCAGTGTTACTGGTATCAGCCTGCCCTTGGGAGGAAGTGTTCAGCTTGGTCCATACACCATCAAGTTCACGGATGCCAGCATTACTTGGGACAGCGTATATCTTACTGTAGAGGGACCGGACGGTCAGATAAGCGCAGTCCTCAAAGTGGGCGGTTCTTTGGCTTATCCCTCCGGCGACCCCACTAAGATGCTCCTCAACGTTTCCGTGCTGTGGATAAGGAGTGACACGAAATCCGTGCTCCTAACAATAAGCTCCCCTCTAACAAAGCTTTATTCGGATAAGGCGATACCGGTTGGAACCGAGTTCTCACTCCCATCGGGATTTCCTCCGATAAAGATAAAACTGGTTTCCGCCTCTGACACAGATGCAACCTTTACAGTTACAATGCCGTATGGCGCTACCTACACACTGGAAATCCCGAAGGGTGAGTCGAGGTCTGTATCCTACAAGCTTGATGAGATTCACACCTACGTTAACTACCTGTCTATTGAAGTTCTCAACACTACCAAGAACAGCGGTGCTGTAATTAACCTATACGTTCCCAGGGTTGCATCCACGACCCTCAAGATAACAACGCCCGGAGAAACGAATCCCGAAAACCCAGTTACTCCCGTTGTTAAAACGACACTCCTCTACGACGACATCATTTACGTTGGCGAGAGGCTTCCTGTTAAGTACAACGGCACAACCTACTACTTCAAGCTCCTCTCGGTGATTCCTGACCTGGCGAGGGTTGAGGTTTACACCGCAAACGAAACCTATGCAAACTTTACCCTCGAGGCCGGCGACGTCCCCAAGGCCGTTCCCGGAACACCTTTCCTCGTGGCAATCTCAAAGACCCAGCCCGACTACAAGAGGGCCGTCCTCAAAGTTTACGGCCCCATTGAGGCCCAGGTAATTCCGATACTCCGCTCGGCTAAAGTAGTTGCCAACATAACCGCTGTGCCGAAGAAAGTCCTCCTTGGTCAGGACATAGTGCTCTCGATAGGCGTTGAGAACCTCGGTAGGGGAGATGCCTACCAGCTGAACGTCGCGGCGCCGATTCCAAACGGCTTCCAGCTGGTGAGCATGACGAAGAGCTGGCAGATAAAGAACCTTCCCGCCTTCACAAAACTTCCAATGCTCGTCTACGTCCTCAGGCCGACGAAGGTTGGAAAGTTCGACATCGGTAAGGTTCTCGTGACTTACTACGACGACCAGAGCCTCGAAACCGGAAAGATGAAGACCATTTACTCGGCTCCACTCACCGACATCGAGGTTTACGCTGTGCCAAAGCTCTCCCTTAACGCCCTTGCTTACAACGGTACATGGAACAACTACGTTACCGCTAAGGTAAACGATACCGTAACAATTGCCCTGACCCTTCAGGCTTCAAAGGGCAACCCCGCCTACGAGTTCATAAAGAACGCCACACTCATACTGAGTTATCCGAAGTCCCTGAAAGGACAGAGCGTCATAAACCTGGGCACAATAAAGGCAGGGGAAACAAAGACTGTCAAAGTTCCACTACAGGTTACGGGTGAAAACCTGTCCCTCGTGAAGGCCACGCTCAGATACCTTGACCCTCTCGGCAACCAGCACGAGCTGAGCTTTGGCACGGTTGCAACAATCAACAGCGTGCCTCCTGAGGTAGTCGTGAAGACCGTCAAGGTCTGGCCGAACCCGGAGGAGCTCCCGGCTTATATCAACCAGACCCTCTCGAAGGTGAACAACGCCACTCCCTTGGCGGAGCAGATACTTGACGTGGTTTCACCCTACGTCCCCAAGAAAAGCAACCCCTGGAAACCCCTGGCGATAATTTTCCTCATAGCGACCATCGTCCTCGCTGGATTCAGCTACAACTACTGGCGCGAACTTGAGGCCCTCAAAGAAAAAGTCCTCAGG harbors:
- a CDS encoding BatD family protein; the encoded protein is MRKPVALILIVLLSLSMLHIHRVSASEIKYASVTGISLPLGGSVQLGPYTIKFTDASITWDSVYLTVEGPDGQISAVLKVGGSLAYPSGDPTKMLLNVSVLWIRSDTKSVLLTISSPLTKLYSDKAIPVGTEFSLPSGFPPIKIKLVSASDTDATFTVTMPYGATYTLEIPKGESRSVSYKLDEIHTYVNYLSIEVLNTTKNSGAVINLYVPRVASTTLKITTPGETNPENPVTPVVKTTLLYDDIIYVGERLPVKYNGTTYYFKLLSVIPDLARVEVYTANETYANFTLEAGDVPKAVPGTPFLVAISKTQPDYKRAVLKVYGPIEAQVIPILRSAKVVANITAVPKKVLLGQDIVLSIGVENLGRGDAYQLNVAAPIPNGFQLVSMTKSWQIKNLPAFTKLPMLVYVLRPTKVGKFDIGKVLVTYYDDQSLETGKMKTIYSAPLTDIEVYAVPKLSLNALAYNGTWNNYVTAKVNDTVTIALTLQASKGNPAYEFIKNATLILSYPKSLKGQSVINLGTIKAGETKTVKVPLQVTGENLSLVKATLRYLDPLGNQHELSFGTVATINSVPPEVVVKTVKVWPNPEELPAYINQTLSKVNNATPLAEQILDVVSPYVPKKSNPWKPLAIIFLIATIVLAGFSYNYWRELEALKEKVLRKKQRRPGGLPKKEEEESEIELL